One stretch of Astatotilapia calliptera chromosome 3, fAstCal1.2, whole genome shotgun sequence DNA includes these proteins:
- the atp2a1l gene encoding ATPase sarcoplasmic/endoplasmic reticulum Ca2+ transporting 1, like isoform X2, whose amino-acid sequence MENAHAKTSVECLAYFSVNENTGLTPDQFKKNLDKYGFNELPAEEGKSIWELVVEQFEDLLVRILLLAACISFVLAWFEEGEETVTAFVEPFVILLILIANAVVGVWQERNAESAIEALKEYEPEMGKVYRSDRKSVQRIKAREIVPGDIVEVSVGDKVPADIRIVSIKSTTLRVDQSILTGESVSVIKHTDPVPDLRAVNQDKKNMLFSGTNIAAGKAVGVAVATGVSTEIGKIRDQMAATEQEKTPLQAKLDEFGEQLSKVISLICVAVWAINIGHFNDPVHGGSWIRGAVYYFKIAVALAVAAIPEGLPAVITTCLALGTRRMAKKNAIVRSLPSVETLGCTSVICSDKTGTLTTNQMCVTKMFIVKTVDGDHVDLDAFDISGSKYTPEGEVTQGGAKVNCSSHDGLVELATICALCNDSSLDYNESKKIYEKVGEATETALCCLVEKMNVFNSNVKNLSRIERANACCSVIKQLMKKNFTLEFSRDRKSMSVYCTPGKGDGGPKMFVKGAPEGVIDRCAYVRVGTTRVPLTNAIKEKILAVIRDWGTGRDTLRCLALATRDTPLKLEEMNLEDSTKFADYEMDLTFVGCVGMLDPPRKEVTGSIELCRDAGIRVIMITGDNKGTAIAICRRIGIFGEDEDVAGRAYTGREFDDLPLHEQSEAVRRACCFARVEPSHKSKIVEFLQGYDDITAMTGDGVNDAPALKKAEIGIAMGSGTAVAKSASEMVLADDNFSSIVAAVEEGRAIYNNMKQFIRYLISSNVGEVVCIFLTAALGLPEALIPVQLLWVNLVTDGLPATALGFNPPDLDIMGKPPRSPKEPLISGWLFFRYMAIGGYVGAATVAGAAWWFIYDPTGPGVTYYQLSHFMQCHDENEDFEGLECEIFEAAPPMTMALSVLVTIEMCNALNSLSENQSLVRMPPWSNFWLLSAMTLSMSLHFMIIYVDPLPMIFKLTHLSVEQWLVVLKLSFPVIAIDEVLKFFARNYVEA is encoded by the exons GTGCTGGCCTGGTTCGAGGAAGGTGAGGAGACCGTTACTGCCTTCGTGGAGCCCTTCGTCATCCTTCTTATCCTCATCGCTAACGCTGTTGTTGGCGTGTGGCAG GAGCGTAATGCTGAAAGTGCCATCGAGGCTCTCAAGGAGTACGAGCCCGAGATGGGCAAAGTTTACCGCTCTGACAGAAAGAGTGTGCAGAGGATCAAGGCCAGGGAAATCGTCCCTGGAGACATTGTGGAAGTGTCTG TTGGTGACAAAGTCCCCGCTGACATCAGGATTGTTTCTATTAAGTCCACCACCCTGCGTGTTGACCAGTCCATCCTTACTG GCGAGTCTGTCAGTGTGATCAAGCACACTGACCCTGTTCCTGACCTCAGAGCTGTCAACCAGGACAAGAAGAACATGCTTTTCTCT ggTACCAACATTGCTGCCGGCAAGGCCGTTGGTGTGGCTGTCGCCACTGGAGTCTCCACTGAGATTGGCAAGATCCGTGACCAGATGGCTGCCACCGAGCAGGAGAAGACTCCTCTGCAGGCCAAGCTGGACGAGTTTGGCGAGCAGCTGTCCAAGGTCATCTCCCTGATCTGCGTTGCTGTCTGGGCCATCAACATCGGCCACTTCAATGACCCCGTCCACGGAGGCTCATGGATCCGTGGTGCTGTCTACTACTTCAAGATCGCTGTTGCTCTGGCTGTCGCTGCCATCCCTGAGG GTCTGCCCGCTGTCATTACCACCTGTCTGGCCCTTGGTACTCGCCGTATGGCCAAGAAGAATGCCATTGTCAGAAGCCTGCCCTCTGTGGAGACCCTGGGCTGCACCTCCGTCATTTGCTCCGACAAAACTGGCACCCTCACCACCAACCAGATGTGTGTGACCAAG ATGTTTATTGTCAAGACTGTTGATGGGGACCACGTTGACCTCGATGCCTTTGATATCTCTGGCTCCAAGTATACCCCAGAGGGCGAGGT TACCCAGGGTGGTGCCAAGGTCAACTGCAGCTCACATGACGGTCTTGTTGAGCTGGCTACCATCTGCGCCCTGTGCAACGACTCCTCTCTGGACTACAACGAG tCCAAGAAGATCTATGAGAAGGTCGGTGAGGCTACTGAGACCGCCCTGTGCTGCCTGGTTGAGAAGATGAACGTGTTCAACTCAAACGTGAAGAACCTGTCCAGAATTGAGAGAGCCAACGCATGCTGCTCA GTGATCAAGCAGCTCATGAAGAAGAACTTCACTCTGGAGTTCTCCCGTGACAGGAAGTCCATGTCTGTTTACTGCACTCCTGGTAAAGGTGATGGTGGTCCCAAGATGTTTGTTAAG GGTGCTCCTGAGGGTGTGATTGACAGGTGCGCCTATGTGCGTGTCGGCACCACCCGTGTGCCTCTGACCAACGCCATCAAGGAGAAGATTCTGGCTGTCATCAGGGACTGGGGTACTGGCCGTGACACCCTGCGTTGCCTGGCCCTGGCCACTCGTGACACCCCACTGAAGCTGGAGGAGATGAACCTTGAGGACTCCACCAAGTTTGCCGATTATGAG ATGGACCTGACCTTCGTTGGCTGTGTGGGTATGCTGGATCCCCCTCGTAAGGAGGTCACTGGCTCAATTGAGCTGTGCAGAGATGCTGGAATCCGTGTCATTATGATCACTG GTGACAACAAGGGAACTGCTATCGCTATCTGCCGTCGCATTGGCATCTTCGGCGAGGACGAGGATGTCGCCGGCAGGGCCTACACCGGACGTGAGTTTGATGATCTGCCTCTCCACGAGCAGTCCGAGGCTGTGCGCAGGGCTTGCTGCTTTGCCCGTGTGGAGCCGTCCCACAAGTCCAAGATCGTTGAGTTCCTCCAGGGTTATGATGACATCACTGCCATG ACTGGTGATGGTGTGAACGATGCCCCTGCCCTGAAGAAGGCCGAGATCGGCATCGCCATGGGCTCTGGCACTGCCGTTGCCAAGTCTGCCTCTGAGATGGTCCTGGCTGACGACAACTTCTCTTCCATTGTGGCTGCTGTTGAGGAGGGCAGAGCTATCTACAACAACATGAAGCAGTTCATCCGCTACCTCATCTCCTCCAACGTTGGTGAGGTCGTCTG TATCTTCCTTACCGCTGCTCTGGGTCTGCCCGAAGCTCTGATCCCCGTCCAGCTGCTCTGGGTCAACTTGGTGACTGATGGTCTGCCCGCCACTGCTCTGGGCTTCAACCCACCTGATCTGGACATCATGGGCAAACCCCCACGCTCCCCCAAGGAGCCTCTGATCTCTGGCTGGCTGTTCTTCAGATACATGGCCATTGGTG GATATGTCGGTGCTGCCACTGTTGCTGGCGCTGCCTGGTGGTTCATCTATGACCCCACTGGCCCCGGGGTCACCTACTATCAGCTG TCACACTTCATGCAGTGCCACGATGAGAACGAGGACTTTGAAGGCCTGGAATGTGAAATCTTTGAGGCTGCTCCTCCCATGACCATGGCCCTGTCTGTACTGGTCACCATTGAGATGTGCAATGCTCTTAACAG CTTGTCTGAGAATCAGTCTCTGGTGCGCATGCCCCCATGGAGCAActtctggctgctctctgccatGACCCTGTCCATGTCCCTGCACTTCATGATCATCTATGTTGATCCTCTCCCT ATGATCTTCAAGTTGACCCATCTGTCAGTGGAGCAGTGGCTGGTGGTCCTGAAACTTTCCTTCCCCGTCATTGCCATTGATGAGGTGCTGAAGTTCTTCGCCCGCAACTACGTTGAAG CTTAA
- the atp2a1l gene encoding ATPase sarcoplasmic/endoplasmic reticulum Ca2+ transporting 1, like isoform X1: protein MENAHAKTSVECLAYFSVNENTGLTPDQFKKNLDKYGFNELPAEEGKSIWELVVEQFEDLLVRILLLAACISFVLAWFEEGEETVTAFVEPFVILLILIANAVVGVWQERNAESAIEALKEYEPEMGKVYRSDRKSVQRIKAREIVPGDIVEVSVGDKVPADIRIVSIKSTTLRVDQSILTGESVSVIKHTDPVPDLRAVNQDKKNMLFSGTNIAAGKAVGVAVATGVSTEIGKIRDQMAATEQEKTPLQAKLDEFGEQLSKVISLICVAVWAINIGHFNDPVHGGSWIRGAVYYFKIAVALAVAAIPEGLPAVITTCLALGTRRMAKKNAIVRSLPSVETLGCTSVICSDKTGTLTTNQMCVTKMFIVKTVDGDHVDLDAFDISGSKYTPEGEVTQGGAKVNCSSHDGLVELATICALCNDSSLDYNESKKIYEKVGEATETALCCLVEKMNVFNSNVKNLSRIERANACCSVIKQLMKKNFTLEFSRDRKSMSVYCTPGKGDGGPKMFVKGAPEGVIDRCAYVRVGTTRVPLTNAIKEKILAVIRDWGTGRDTLRCLALATRDTPLKLEEMNLEDSTKFADYEMDLTFVGCVGMLDPPRKEVTGSIELCRDAGIRVIMITGDNKGTAIAICRRIGIFGEDEDVAGRAYTGREFDDLPLHEQSEAVRRACCFARVEPSHKSKIVEFLQGYDDITAMTGDGVNDAPALKKAEIGIAMGSGTAVAKSASEMVLADDNFSSIVAAVEEGRAIYNNMKQFIRYLISSNVGEVVCIFLTAALGLPEALIPVQLLWVNLVTDGLPATALGFNPPDLDIMGKPPRSPKEPLISGWLFFRYMAIGGYVGAATVAGAAWWFIYDPTGPGVTYYQLSHFMQCHDENEDFEGLECEIFEAAPPMTMALSVLVTIEMCNALNSLSENQSLVRMPPWSNFWLLSAMTLSMSLHFMIIYVDPLPMIFKLTHLSVEQWLVVLKLSFPVIAIDEVLKFFARNYVEAGTEVK from the exons GTGCTGGCCTGGTTCGAGGAAGGTGAGGAGACCGTTACTGCCTTCGTGGAGCCCTTCGTCATCCTTCTTATCCTCATCGCTAACGCTGTTGTTGGCGTGTGGCAG GAGCGTAATGCTGAAAGTGCCATCGAGGCTCTCAAGGAGTACGAGCCCGAGATGGGCAAAGTTTACCGCTCTGACAGAAAGAGTGTGCAGAGGATCAAGGCCAGGGAAATCGTCCCTGGAGACATTGTGGAAGTGTCTG TTGGTGACAAAGTCCCCGCTGACATCAGGATTGTTTCTATTAAGTCCACCACCCTGCGTGTTGACCAGTCCATCCTTACTG GCGAGTCTGTCAGTGTGATCAAGCACACTGACCCTGTTCCTGACCTCAGAGCTGTCAACCAGGACAAGAAGAACATGCTTTTCTCT ggTACCAACATTGCTGCCGGCAAGGCCGTTGGTGTGGCTGTCGCCACTGGAGTCTCCACTGAGATTGGCAAGATCCGTGACCAGATGGCTGCCACCGAGCAGGAGAAGACTCCTCTGCAGGCCAAGCTGGACGAGTTTGGCGAGCAGCTGTCCAAGGTCATCTCCCTGATCTGCGTTGCTGTCTGGGCCATCAACATCGGCCACTTCAATGACCCCGTCCACGGAGGCTCATGGATCCGTGGTGCTGTCTACTACTTCAAGATCGCTGTTGCTCTGGCTGTCGCTGCCATCCCTGAGG GTCTGCCCGCTGTCATTACCACCTGTCTGGCCCTTGGTACTCGCCGTATGGCCAAGAAGAATGCCATTGTCAGAAGCCTGCCCTCTGTGGAGACCCTGGGCTGCACCTCCGTCATTTGCTCCGACAAAACTGGCACCCTCACCACCAACCAGATGTGTGTGACCAAG ATGTTTATTGTCAAGACTGTTGATGGGGACCACGTTGACCTCGATGCCTTTGATATCTCTGGCTCCAAGTATACCCCAGAGGGCGAGGT TACCCAGGGTGGTGCCAAGGTCAACTGCAGCTCACATGACGGTCTTGTTGAGCTGGCTACCATCTGCGCCCTGTGCAACGACTCCTCTCTGGACTACAACGAG tCCAAGAAGATCTATGAGAAGGTCGGTGAGGCTACTGAGACCGCCCTGTGCTGCCTGGTTGAGAAGATGAACGTGTTCAACTCAAACGTGAAGAACCTGTCCAGAATTGAGAGAGCCAACGCATGCTGCTCA GTGATCAAGCAGCTCATGAAGAAGAACTTCACTCTGGAGTTCTCCCGTGACAGGAAGTCCATGTCTGTTTACTGCACTCCTGGTAAAGGTGATGGTGGTCCCAAGATGTTTGTTAAG GGTGCTCCTGAGGGTGTGATTGACAGGTGCGCCTATGTGCGTGTCGGCACCACCCGTGTGCCTCTGACCAACGCCATCAAGGAGAAGATTCTGGCTGTCATCAGGGACTGGGGTACTGGCCGTGACACCCTGCGTTGCCTGGCCCTGGCCACTCGTGACACCCCACTGAAGCTGGAGGAGATGAACCTTGAGGACTCCACCAAGTTTGCCGATTATGAG ATGGACCTGACCTTCGTTGGCTGTGTGGGTATGCTGGATCCCCCTCGTAAGGAGGTCACTGGCTCAATTGAGCTGTGCAGAGATGCTGGAATCCGTGTCATTATGATCACTG GTGACAACAAGGGAACTGCTATCGCTATCTGCCGTCGCATTGGCATCTTCGGCGAGGACGAGGATGTCGCCGGCAGGGCCTACACCGGACGTGAGTTTGATGATCTGCCTCTCCACGAGCAGTCCGAGGCTGTGCGCAGGGCTTGCTGCTTTGCCCGTGTGGAGCCGTCCCACAAGTCCAAGATCGTTGAGTTCCTCCAGGGTTATGATGACATCACTGCCATG ACTGGTGATGGTGTGAACGATGCCCCTGCCCTGAAGAAGGCCGAGATCGGCATCGCCATGGGCTCTGGCACTGCCGTTGCCAAGTCTGCCTCTGAGATGGTCCTGGCTGACGACAACTTCTCTTCCATTGTGGCTGCTGTTGAGGAGGGCAGAGCTATCTACAACAACATGAAGCAGTTCATCCGCTACCTCATCTCCTCCAACGTTGGTGAGGTCGTCTG TATCTTCCTTACCGCTGCTCTGGGTCTGCCCGAAGCTCTGATCCCCGTCCAGCTGCTCTGGGTCAACTTGGTGACTGATGGTCTGCCCGCCACTGCTCTGGGCTTCAACCCACCTGATCTGGACATCATGGGCAAACCCCCACGCTCCCCCAAGGAGCCTCTGATCTCTGGCTGGCTGTTCTTCAGATACATGGCCATTGGTG GATATGTCGGTGCTGCCACTGTTGCTGGCGCTGCCTGGTGGTTCATCTATGACCCCACTGGCCCCGGGGTCACCTACTATCAGCTG TCACACTTCATGCAGTGCCACGATGAGAACGAGGACTTTGAAGGCCTGGAATGTGAAATCTTTGAGGCTGCTCCTCCCATGACCATGGCCCTGTCTGTACTGGTCACCATTGAGATGTGCAATGCTCTTAACAG CTTGTCTGAGAATCAGTCTCTGGTGCGCATGCCCCCATGGAGCAActtctggctgctctctgccatGACCCTGTCCATGTCCCTGCACTTCATGATCATCTATGTTGATCCTCTCCCT ATGATCTTCAAGTTGACCCATCTGTCAGTGGAGCAGTGGCTGGTGGTCCTGAAACTTTCCTTCCCCGTCATTGCCATTGATGAGGTGCTGAAGTTCTTCGCCCGCAACTACGTTGAAG CAGGTACAGAAGTTAAATAG
- the LOC113019335 gene encoding sulfotransferase 1C1-like: MSEEKEMTYSEAIHKASSSITRFPLIPVRGVPLMNYIANNWDSIWAFRPDPSDLLIATYPKAGTTWTQEIVDLLLHNGDAEACKRAPTPVRSPFLEIVSPPPIPSGLDLLEKMDPPRVIKTHLPFQLVPPGFWENKCKSIYVARNAKDNLVSYYYFDLMNQTQPEPGPFGGYIHKFMQGELSWGSWYDHVKGYWLEREKRNILYLFYEDMKENPRREVERIMKYLDLSVSDEVVSQIVELTSFKNMKENPMANYSCVPSPVFDQSISPFMRKGEVGDWKNHFTAEQSKLFDEDYEKQMKDVDIPFRTLI; encoded by the exons atgtcagaggagaaagaaatgaCTTATAGCGAGGCTATTCATAAGgccagctcctccatcacacgCTTCCCTCTCATCCCAGTCAGAGGAGTGCCTCTCATGAACTACATCGCCAACAACTGGGACAGCATCTGGGCTTTTCGTCCCGATCCATCGGACCTCCTCATCGCCACCTACCCCAAAGCAG GGACTACATGGACCCAGGAAATTGTTGACCTGCTCCTTCACAATGGAGATGCTGAGGCCTGCAAACGAGCCCCCACACCTGTCCGCAGTCCATTCCTAGAGATCGTCTCCCCACCTCCCATCccttcag GTCTTGATCTTCTGGAAAAAATGGATCCCCCGAGAGTTATCAAGACGCATCTTCCTTTTCAGCTGGTGCCTCCTGGATTCTGGGAAAACAAATGCAAG TCGATCTACGTGGCACGCAATGCCAAAGACAACCTGGTGAGCTACTACTACTTTGATCTTATGAATCAGACCCAGCCTGAGCCAGGGCCCTTTGGTGGCTACATCCACAAGTTTATGCAAGGAGAGC TGTCATGGGGCTCCTGGTATGATCATGTGAAAGGTTACTGGCTGGAGCGAGAAAAGAGGAATATTCTGTACCTCTTCTACGAGGACATGAAAGAG AATCCTCGGCGTGAAGTGGAGCGCATCATGAAGTACCTGGACTTGTCGGTCTCCGATGAGGTCGTCAGCCAAATCGTGGAGCTCACctcctttaaaaacatgaaggagaaccCGATGGCCAACTACTCCTGCGTTCCATCTCCGGTGTTTGACCAGTCCATCTCTCCTTTCATGAGAAAAG GTGAAGTGGGTGACTGGAAAAACCATTTCACAGCTGAGCAATCAAAGCTGTTTGATGAAGACTATGAAAAGCAGATGAAGGACGTTGACATACCGTTCAGGACCCTCATCTAA